TAAGATTGGATTATACTGAATCTCTATAGCCTATCATTTATTTCGAAAATAAGTGttattaaaaatcctaaaccttttgtatgaAATGTAATCAATagctaaatctttcaattgattcaattaagttataaacATTTACTAAATGATGTAATCGTGTCCTTTCGATGAACAATACCAATAATTGTTTGCGTCATTGAAAGGTATGTGAAATGAACAATCGAAAATTCATGACTCGATTACATGTTTTGGTAAAGTGATAAGACTTGATTAAACCAACTAATGGTTTAGAAGGTGATCGatttttgtatgcaagatttaTGATTTGTAGTGCAACTCGCCGTTTGTTATGAAACCATCGAATGTGACGGGCTATGTGTTGTTGCTTATTATAGGATAAGGcgataaaattaaacaaatagcTTAGAACGAGACATGGAAATTCTAGGGTATTGATCAGATGACCACCTCAATACTAATTTCCCGACAACCACCTCTGAACTGGTCACCTTTGTTGCTCCAATCACCCAACACCGTGCCGTGACGGTGAGATCTGATTTCGATGGCCATCACAAAAGTGGTCACATGAGATTCACAATAATCAATTAGCCGATGCTAACAACTTAGGCAGCGGCCCTTCCACTCACTCAAGATTAAGACTGGCCGTCGAGCGTAAAGGCAGAAGGGAGCTTATAAGATTCATTTATTGAGTAGGAACGAAAGTCGGCTTTAGTGGGAGTTAGATATTCCATTGGAGCTTCATCCGGGATCTTTCCGGGCTTTACCACCCTCTAGAAGCATATGTAATTGGGCCGGGTCGGTCTGGACCGGTCCAGTTCTGGGTGCGCGGTCGAGTCGCCAAGATGGCCCGGGACAAACCATTAACGCCATGGATTTCGAGATCCAAGAACTCGCAGGCGAACCCGTAACCGGTTACAGATTCTCAATTCGCGCCCGCGGCCGCGACGACCTCATCGGAGGAGAAGAGAGCGGATTCGACCAGCTTGGAGAACCCTAGCGAAAATGGTGGCGATTTCTCTGTACAGAGGGAACCTCCACCGGGTGCCCGACCTCCCTCGCCGATGGCTCATGCCGAATCGCAACCTCTCCCCCAGGGACTTCAAGGCCCTCCTCCACCGCCGCTCTCGAGCCCTCTCTCGCGTCCCCTCCGCGTCAATCCCTCCGGCTCCTGACGTTGGTTCCGGTCCCGACATCCTCAACGGCGGTCTGCCTCCGCCCGAGCCTGAAGTAGAGAAAGGAAGGGTCGAGGTTTGCGGCGAAGGGACTTCGAAGGGTGTTGTCGCCTTGGAGGTGAAGGAAGAGGTTATTGATCATAGAGAAGCCATCGACGGTACGAATCTTTCGACGGAAGCGAAACCTGATTGGGTGGGCAAGTCCGTCGAtggcggtggaggtggaggtgttCAAGTCTCGCCTgccgagaaggaggaggagccggTTAAGAATGCGATGCAGGTACGGAGTTTAAATTTGGCTATTAAATTTTCATCCTTCTCGCATTATTCGAAGAGAGAGGCATAGGTCAATCGATTGTTGTCTGAAAGAATGTACGCTGGAACTGAAAAGGATGTTGCTTTCGGTGAATTTTGGCGTTGATTAGTTGCAATATGCAAATTCTTATCCATCGGAACCTTGGGAGAAGCACCAATTGATGGGCTGCGTACTTTCTATCCACCTATTCAAAGTGACGGATAGAATTTGATGTACTCTTACTTGCTAGGCTGCGGATAAAGTCGATGCGTCAACCGacagagagaaaaggaagaaggatgTTGAGGATAAGTTGCAACTTTTGAATGCCAAGAAACATAGTTTAGTGCAAGTTCTGAAGCATGTAAGTGGACTTCTTCTTCTCAAAGCGAAACTAGACAAATGCATGATTTGCCAATAGAGAACTAATATATGTTGCCGGTAGATCTTGAATGCAGAAGAGGAATTGAAGAGGAGGAGCAGCATGCAAGGAATGGCTGTTCGGCCATCAGTTCCACTTCATGTGGATGTTATGAATGACTCTGGTTCAATGACCAGACTTAATACTCCTAGAATGGGCTACGAGGCCCATCTTGTCGGTGATCCAGAAGGGGGAGAAGCAGACGATGCCTCAAACCATATAATGCCTTCTCGGCCTATGCATCGCATGAGCAGTGTGTCGCCATCTTCGGAGTCCCCTCTTAGAAGGCCTGCCTTGTCGCAGCACAATACGGTATGAACAGCCATGTTTCTCTGAATTACTAGTCTTTTGCATTATACCAGTTTGCTTGAGACCAGGGAATGACAAAGTTATCTCTTTAATTAGAGCTTCACCTACAAGACTGTATGTCTGATTGGGTTTTTTTACGAAGGGAAAGCTGAATATTCCGACTGCAAATTTAAGACCTAGGCAGTTCTGAAAATGTACTGACTGAATATACCTTTAGTTAAATACATCTATTCTTAATCGCATTATGTTAAATTTTGATCGACCAAATACTTCAAATGGTCTCCCAGGGGAGTTGTAATTTGTATTAGGGTAGGCAGTTGCTAGCACGTGTCTAATAGCTAAGGTTGGTATCCCTACAGATGAGAAACAAGTTGTGCAACAGGATGGCTTGGTACAGATCCGTTAATAGCATCCTCGATGCTCACTAAACATTTTAAGATTGAACTTTGACGTGGTATCGGAAGACCAAAAGTAACTGAGTGAGGAAAAGCCGTTAGTAACTCTATATTTCCAGAATAGTTTTCTCTGTTCACCACTTTCTTTTGATTGTCTTATGGCAGCTTTCCTTATTGGATGTGTCTCTACAATTACATTACAGAAAATGGAAAACGAAAATTTTGAATGATCAGAAAAGAAGAATCAGAAGTATGACTCTTTCTGCATTAGCTTTACTTGGTGATTCCAATGCTAATGGACTTTCTTCACCGATCTGTGTGTAGAAATTACAACATTCGCCTTTTTATTTCAGTTTTGTTATGGAAGAAAAAGTTGGGTTTCTCTTTGAGAGTTTTGGTCCCTTGTATAGCAGCTATTGAATGTGTAGGTAAACACAGAAGCACATTAGTGCCTGGTGGTGATTCTATGCTAAATAGTACTCGATGTGGTCAAAACCATGTACTAATTAATGATGAGTGCTCATAATGAGGAGATATTGAAGATGTGAGAAGTAAACTTATATGGTGAATTATTATGATAAGCCTCTGGAAGTTTTGAAAGGCAATGGCACTCGATGACTTGATGACATTTTAAATTCTCAATTCTCAGCCTCTAAGCTTCTCCCCCTTCCCAAACCAACAaacaccccccctccccccacccccaaaaaaaaaaggaaacaggtTGGAGCACATATTATCCTCCTTAGCAAGAGGGAGAAATTTAGTTGCTTTCCTTGTGTTGTGGTATTTGCTCTTATAAGAGAAAGACATGATGATGGACTTATATCTTCTTGATAACTACAATTCTGTAACTTTACAGGGAGTTCCCGTATCGAGTGAATTTAAAGTTGTCTCAAGCACAAATCCAGACGTTAGAATTCGAAGTACATATTATTCCTGAGAGAACCCTAATATCTGGTGCTTACTTTTGTTTGCAGGTTCCACATCCCTCACGATCAAGCTTAGCCGTCGGTGGTAGTCCATCCCGCTTTGCTCCTCCAGCTCTCCAAGCTCACCTAGCAAATCATCCTGCAGTTTCTGTCTCGGGAACAAATTACGTCGCCTCCTCTCCATCGCCAGCAGCATCTGGCGGCACTTCGGTTTTCAAGGATGCTCGACTACCTAGTccatggaattagaaattacgAGCTTTGCTAGATGCATTGGGCTCTATTTATTGTTCTTTCCATTCATTGTGTATATTGGTAATTGGCTATATCCACCAAGGACCTGGAGCCGATTTCGTAGTGTAGTTTAGGGGATTCCTCCAAATTAGTGGGGGAATGATAGTCTGTAGTCTTCTTGA
The genomic region above belongs to Rhodamnia argentea isolate NSW1041297 chromosome 6, ASM2092103v1, whole genome shotgun sequence and contains:
- the LOC115741442 gene encoding uncharacterized protein LOC115741442 — protein: MVAISLYRGNLHRVPDLPRRWLMPNRNLSPRDFKALLHRRSRALSRVPSASIPPAPDVGSGPDILNGGLPPPEPEVEKGRVEVCGEGTSKGVVALEVKEEVIDHREAIDGTNLSTEAKPDWVGKSVDGGGGGGVQVSPAEKEEEPVKNAMQAADKVDASTDREKRKKDVEDKLQLLNAKKHSLVQVLKHILNAEEELKRRSSMQGMAVRPSVPLHVDVMNDSGSMTRLNTPRMGYEAHLVGDPEGGEADDASNHIMPSRPMHRMSSVSPSSESPLRRPALSQHNTVPHPSRSSLAVGGSPSRFAPPALQAHLANHPAVSVSGTNYVASSPSPAASGGTSVFKDARLPSPWN